Proteins encoded within one genomic window of Eleutherodactylus coqui strain aEleCoq1 chromosome 1, aEleCoq1.hap1, whole genome shotgun sequence:
- the LOC136611466 gene encoding oligodendrocyte transcription factor 3-like — MNSDSSSMSSRASSPEMDEIYLRGHQHHHHHHHQDNRMNSVSSTQNDILQKMSDEVLARHISKAEAESSKYKIKKQLSENDLQKLRLKINGRERKRMHDLNLAMDGLREVMPYAHGPSVRKLSKIATLLLARNYILMLTSSLDEMKRLVGEIYGGHHSAFHCGTVGHSATHPIHPPNGIHQVHPILGSAISSNNTSLLTGSLPGIGSIRPPHSLLKSTSTPPLPLGSSFPHWAGLPCPCTICQMPPPPQLSTLSGSLNRIAAETKDLLK, encoded by the coding sequence ATGAATTCTGATTCCAGCTCAATGTCAAGCAGAGCCTCATCTCCAGAAATGGATGAGATATATCTCAGAGGCCACCAGcaccatcaccatcatcatcaccaaGATAACAGAATGAACTCTGTATCCTCTACCCAGAATGACATCCTGCAGAAGATGTCAGATGAAGTACTCGCAAGGCATATTTCTAAAGCTGAAGCAGAAAGCAGCAAATATAAAATTAAGAAGCAACTGTCAGAGAACGATTTGCAGAAACTGAGGCTGAAAATCAATGGCAGAGAGCGCAAAAGGATGCATGACCTGAACCTTGCAATGGATGGACTGAGGGAAGTCATGCCCTATGCTCATGGACCATCAGTGAGAAAACTTTCCAAAATTGCTACTCTTCTGCTTGCAAGAAACTACATCTTGATGCTCACAAGTTCACTGGATGAAATGAAGCGGCTAGTGGGTGAGATCTACGGGGGCCATCATTCTGCATTTCACTGTGGGACTGTGGGACATTCTGCCACTCACCCAATTCACCCACCTAATGGCATCCATCAGGTGCATCCCATCCTGGGCAGTGCAATATCCTCTAATAACACATCCTTACTTACTGGATCATTACCAGGAATTGGCAGTATTAGACCTCCACATTCACTGCTGAAAAGTACATCGACCCCTCCACTCCCACTTGGCAGCAGTTTTCCACATTGGGCAGGCCTCCCTTGTCCTTGTACTATCTGTCAGATGCCACCACCACCTCAGCTGTCTACGCTATCAGGCAGTCTGAACAGGATCGCAGCAGAAACTAAGGACTTACTAAAATAA